In the Oceanithermus desulfurans genome, one interval contains:
- a CDS encoding F0F1 ATP synthase subunit C, whose translation MKKVLTALGMMVLGALAMAAENTAGGDGGVSRGLIGLGIGLAVGLGALGTGVAQARIGAAGVGAVAEKPGMFGTALIFLLLPETLVIFGLVIAFILLGRL comes from the coding sequence ATGAAGAAAGTTCTAACTGCACTGGGGATGATGGTTCTGGGCGCTCTGGCGATGGCTGCGGAGAACACCGCCGGCGGTGACGGCGGCGTCAGCAGGGGTCTGATCGGCCTGGGTATCGGCCTCGCGGTCGGCCTGGGCGCGCTCGGCACCGGCGTGGCGCAGGCGCGCATCGGTGCGGCGGGCGTCGGAGCCGTGGCCGAGAAGCCGGGGATGTTCGGTACCGCGCTGATCTTCCTGCTGCTGCCGGAAACCCTTGTCATCTTCGGTCTCGTGATCGCGTTCATCTTGCTCGGCAGGCTCTAG
- a CDS encoding V-type ATP synthase subunit E produces the protein MSKLETILQEEVLAEIQQLMAKAEEEAAAIVAEAKEKAEALVAAQQRKLEARKQAELHRAESAAELAVTTARVEAKGEVIATIYREVQGRLEALPQNPEYPTLLERLAEEAVAAVGEAEAIVVHPDDVPRLKGWAEGKGLAVQADDAVRLGVVAVAKGGKTRVANTLPDRLERAWEVLSAKVSQVLWA, from the coding sequence ATGTCTAAACTAGAAACGATCCTCCAGGAGGAGGTGCTGGCCGAGATCCAGCAGCTGATGGCCAAGGCCGAGGAAGAGGCGGCGGCGATCGTCGCCGAGGCCAAGGAGAAGGCCGAGGCGCTGGTGGCGGCGCAGCAGCGCAAGCTCGAGGCGCGCAAACAGGCCGAGCTGCACCGCGCCGAGAGCGCGGCGGAGCTGGCGGTCACCACCGCCCGCGTCGAAGCCAAGGGTGAGGTCATCGCCACGATCTACCGTGAGGTGCAGGGCCGCCTCGAGGCGCTTCCCCAGAACCCCGAGTACCCGACCCTGCTCGAGCGCCTGGCCGAGGAGGCCGTGGCCGCGGTGGGCGAGGCCGAGGCCATCGTCGTCCACCCCGACGACGTTCCCCGGCTCAAGGGCTGGGCCGAGGGCAAGGGGCTGGCGGTGCAGGCCGACGACGCGGTGCGCCTTGGCGTCGTGGCCGTGGCCAAGGGCGGCAAGACCCGGGTGGCGAACACGCTGCCCGATCGGCTGGAGCGTGCGTGGGAGGTTCTTTCCGCCAAGGTCTCGCAGGTTCTGTGGGCATGA
- a CDS encoding V-type ATPase subunit, translating into MTDDFGYLNARVRVRRSSLLPEGFFQEALNLNFDDFVGALGETPYAEHLSGEDLGAVDRAVAARLRQVVGSLPGLVGGETREAVVMLLSRADLANIKTILRAKEVGLSAEEIRASLVGGTLPEAVLQAMIEAPDAAGVVQALVLPGHPLSAALREAVAAGGEVEQIEVALDRAYFEGLRKLAGRIDDAFLQDYLAYEIDGVNLSTAFKLAQRGGTADADAYFVKGGRHVSEALFTRIAGGEVAAVDELAGTPLEPLAAARDLGELEHALRCLLLERAGLGAFDAEGAGLVTAFVRAMEWEAARLRLIARRAYYRLPVEAVEREVFCS; encoded by the coding sequence GTGACGGACGACTTTGGATACCTGAACGCGCGCGTGCGCGTCCGCCGCTCGAGCCTCCTGCCCGAGGGCTTCTTCCAGGAAGCCCTGAACCTGAACTTCGACGACTTCGTCGGCGCGCTGGGCGAAACCCCTTACGCCGAGCACCTGAGCGGTGAGGACCTGGGCGCGGTCGACCGCGCCGTCGCCGCGCGGCTGCGGCAGGTCGTGGGCTCGCTGCCCGGGCTGGTGGGCGGGGAGACCCGCGAGGCCGTCGTCATGCTGCTCTCGCGCGCCGACCTCGCGAACATCAAGACGATCCTGCGCGCCAAGGAAGTGGGCCTCTCGGCCGAAGAGATCCGCGCGAGCCTCGTCGGCGGCACCCTGCCCGAGGCCGTGCTGCAGGCGATGATCGAAGCGCCGGACGCGGCGGGCGTGGTGCAGGCGCTGGTGCTGCCCGGTCACCCGCTTTCGGCGGCGTTGCGCGAGGCCGTGGCCGCCGGCGGGGAGGTGGAGCAGATCGAGGTCGCCCTGGACCGGGCCTACTTCGAGGGGCTGCGCAAGCTGGCGGGAAGGATCGACGACGCCTTCCTGCAGGACTACCTGGCCTACGAGATCGACGGCGTCAACCTCTCCACCGCCTTCAAGCTGGCGCAGCGGGGGGGCACGGCCGACGCCGACGCCTACTTCGTCAAGGGCGGGCGCCACGTCAGCGAGGCGCTCTTCACCCGCATCGCCGGCGGCGAGGTCGCCGCCGTGGACGAGCTCGCGGGCACGCCGCTGGAACCCCTGGCGGCCGCGCGCGACCTGGGCGAGCTCGAGCACGCGCTGCGCTGCCTGCTGCTCGAGCGCGCCGGACTCGGCGCCTTCGACGCCGAGGGCGCCGGCCTGGTGACCGCCTTCGTCCGCGCCATGGAGTGGGAGGCGGCCCGCCTGCGGCTGATCGCGCGCCGCGCCTACTACCGCCTGCCGGTCGAGGCCGTGGAGCGGGAGGTGTTCTGCTCGTGA
- a CDS encoding V-type ATP synthase subunit F — MKIAVLTDPETATGFRLGGLEVTTARDEAEATERLAEMVESDEFALIAVDEGLLPEPYKAVERVMRGRDLPVLLPFTSLAQAFAAGEEDATEYMRRLVKSTIGYDIKL; from the coding sequence GTGAAGATCGCCGTGCTCACCGATCCCGAAACGGCCACCGGATTTCGCCTGGGCGGCCTTGAGGTGACGACCGCCCGGGACGAAGCCGAGGCCACCGAGCGTCTGGCCGAGATGGTCGAGAGCGACGAGTTCGCCCTCATCGCCGTGGACGAGGGGCTCCTGCCCGAGCCCTACAAGGCGGTGGAGCGGGTCATGCGGGGGCGCGACCTGCCGGTCCTCCTCCCCTTCACCTCGCTCGCGCAGGCCTTCGCGGCCGGCGAGGAAGACGCCACCGAGTACATGCGGCGGCTGGTGAAGTCGACGATCGGCTACGACATCAAGCTTTAG
- a CDS encoding V-type ATP synthase subunit A, whose amino-acid sequence MIQGTIYKIAGPAVIAKGMSGARMFDICKVGDEGLVGEIIRLDGDTAFVQVYEDTSGLQVGEPVVSTGNPLSVELGPGMLNAIYDGIQRPLDKLQDKTGDFIDRGVVVHALDREKTWDWTPAVEPGDVVSGGHVLGTVPEFQFTHKILVPPGVSGTVKSVKPAGAYTIEEPVVVLEDGTELKMYHLWPVRRARPIASKEDPNEPFLTGMRILDVLFPVAMGGTAAIPGPFGSGKTVTQQSLAKWSNADVVVYVGCGERGNEMTDVLVEFPELEDPKTGGPLMQRTVLIANTSNMPVAAREASIYVGVTLAEYFRDQGVSVALMADSTSRWAEALREISSRLEEMPAEEGYPPYLAARLAAFYERSGRVVTLNKEPGAVSIVGAVSPPGGDMSEPVTQSTLRIVGAFWRLDASLAYRRHFPAINWNGSYSLFIDILDPWYRKHVAEDYPELRNRLQELLQQEASLQEVVQLVGPDALQDAERLIIEVGRIAREDFLQQNAFDAVDAYCSLSKAYGIMQMIMGLYEAASEAIQAGVTIDEIIQHAVIEKIARARYVPEDEFEAYKDEVLAEIKSAFLAAA is encoded by the coding sequence ATGATCCAAGGAACCATCTACAAGATCGCGGGCCCGGCGGTCATCGCCAAAGGCATGAGCGGCGCCCGCATGTTCGACATCTGCAAGGTCGGCGACGAGGGGCTGGTCGGCGAGATCATCCGCCTCGACGGCGACACCGCGTTCGTGCAGGTCTACGAGGACACCTCGGGCCTGCAGGTGGGTGAGCCGGTGGTCTCGACCGGGAACCCGCTCTCGGTCGAGCTGGGCCCCGGCATGCTCAACGCCATCTACGACGGCATTCAGCGCCCCCTCGACAAGCTGCAGGACAAGACCGGCGACTTCATCGACCGCGGCGTCGTGGTGCACGCGCTCGACCGCGAGAAGACCTGGGACTGGACCCCTGCGGTCGAGCCCGGGGACGTGGTCTCGGGCGGCCACGTGCTCGGCACCGTGCCCGAGTTCCAGTTCACCCACAAGATCCTGGTCCCCCCGGGGGTCAGCGGCACCGTGAAGTCGGTCAAGCCCGCCGGCGCCTACACCATCGAGGAGCCGGTCGTCGTCCTGGAGGACGGCACCGAGCTGAAGATGTACCACCTCTGGCCGGTGCGCCGCGCCCGCCCCATCGCCTCCAAGGAGGACCCCAACGAGCCCTTCCTCACCGGCATGCGCATCCTCGACGTGCTCTTTCCGGTGGCCATGGGCGGCACCGCGGCCATCCCCGGACCCTTCGGCTCCGGTAAGACGGTGACCCAGCAGTCGCTGGCCAAGTGGTCGAACGCCGACGTGGTGGTCTACGTGGGCTGCGGCGAGCGCGGCAACGAGATGACCGACGTGCTCGTCGAGTTCCCCGAGCTCGAAGACCCCAAGACCGGCGGCCCGCTGATGCAGCGCACCGTGCTGATCGCCAACACCTCCAACATGCCGGTGGCCGCGCGCGAAGCGAGCATCTACGTGGGTGTCACCCTGGCCGAGTACTTCCGCGACCAGGGCGTTTCGGTGGCGCTGATGGCCGACTCCACCAGCCGCTGGGCCGAGGCGCTGCGCGAGATCTCCAGCCGCCTCGAGGAGATGCCCGCCGAAGAAGGCTACCCGCCCTACCTGGCCGCGCGCCTGGCCGCGTTCTACGAGCGCTCCGGCCGCGTCGTCACCCTCAACAAGGAGCCGGGGGCCGTCTCGATCGTCGGCGCCGTCAGCCCTCCGGGCGGTGACATGTCGGAGCCGGTCACCCAGTCGACGCTGCGCATCGTCGGCGCCTTCTGGCGTCTGGACGCCTCGCTGGCCTACCGCCGCCACTTCCCGGCGATCAACTGGAACGGGTCGTACTCGCTCTTCATCGACATCCTCGACCCCTGGTACCGCAAGCACGTGGCCGAAGACTACCCCGAGCTGCGCAACCGCCTGCAGGAGCTGCTGCAGCAGGAGGCCAGCCTGCAGGAGGTCGTCCAGCTCGTGGGACCCGACGCGCTGCAGGACGCCGAGCGCCTCATCATCGAGGTGGGCCGCATCGCCCGCGAGGACTTCCTCCAGCAGAACGCCTTCGACGCCGTCGACGCCTACTGCTCGCTGAGCAAGGCCTACGGCATCATGCAGATGATCATGGGGCTGTACGAGGCCGCTTCGGAGGCGATCCAGGCCGGCGTGACGATCGACGAGATCATCCAGCACGCGGTGATCGAGAAGATCGCCCGCGCCCGTTACGTCCCCGAGGACGAGTTCGAAGCCTACAAGGACGAGGTTCTGGCCGAGATCAAGAGCGCCTTTTTGGCCGCGGCCTAA
- a CDS encoding V-type ATP synthase subunit B — MDLFKKEYTSLTYISGPLLFVENASDLAYGAIVEIKDGSGRVRGGQVIEVSEEYAVIQVFEETTGLDLATTTVSLVEDVARLGVSPEMLGRRFNGIGKPIDGLPPITPEKREPIIGKPINPVARRKPEEFIQTGISTIDVMNTMVRGQKLPIFSGSGLPANELAAQIARQATVPGEDVQFAVVFAAMGITQRELSFFVNEFERTGALARSVLFLNKADDPTIERILTPRMALTVAEYLAFEHDYHVLVILTDMLNYCDALREVAASREEIPGRRGYPGYMYTDLATIYERAGVIEGKSGSVTQLPILSMPDDDRTHPVPDLTGYITEGQIQLSRELHRKNLYPPIDPLPSLSRLMNNAIGKGKTRDDHKQVADQLYAAYSNGVDIRKLVAIIGEDALTENDRKYLEFADQFEKYFINQGSANRTLEQSLDLAWALLSTLPQSELKRISRDHIGKYYGAKLEEIWGQV, encoded by the coding sequence ATGGATCTGTTCAAGAAAGAGTACACCTCCCTCACCTACATCTCGGGGCCGCTGCTCTTCGTGGAGAACGCCAGCGACCTGGCCTACGGCGCCATCGTCGAGATCAAGGACGGTTCCGGGCGCGTGCGCGGCGGTCAGGTCATCGAGGTCTCCGAGGAGTACGCGGTCATCCAGGTGTTCGAGGAGACCACCGGTCTGGACCTGGCCACCACCACGGTCAGCCTGGTCGAGGACGTGGCCCGCCTGGGCGTGAGCCCGGAGATGCTGGGCCGCCGCTTCAACGGGATCGGCAAGCCGATCGACGGTCTGCCCCCGATCACGCCCGAGAAACGGGAGCCGATCATCGGTAAGCCCATCAACCCGGTGGCCCGCCGCAAGCCCGAGGAGTTCATCCAGACCGGCATCTCGACCATCGACGTGATGAACACGATGGTGCGCGGGCAGAAGCTGCCCATCTTCTCGGGTTCGGGCCTGCCCGCCAACGAGCTGGCCGCCCAGATCGCCCGCCAGGCGACGGTGCCCGGGGAGGACGTGCAGTTCGCCGTCGTCTTCGCCGCCATGGGGATCACCCAGCGCGAGCTCTCCTTCTTCGTGAACGAGTTCGAGCGCACCGGCGCGCTGGCGCGCAGCGTTCTCTTCCTCAACAAGGCCGACGACCCCACGATCGAGCGCATCCTGACGCCGCGTATGGCGCTCACGGTGGCCGAGTACCTGGCCTTCGAGCACGACTACCACGTCCTCGTCATCCTCACCGACATGCTCAACTACTGCGACGCGCTGCGCGAGGTCGCCGCGTCGCGTGAGGAGATTCCCGGCCGCCGCGGTTACCCCGGCTACATGTACACCGACCTGGCGACGATCTACGAGCGCGCCGGCGTGATCGAGGGTAAGAGCGGTTCGGTGACCCAGCTGCCCATCCTCTCGATGCCCGACGACGACCGCACCCACCCGGTGCCCGACCTGACCGGCTACATCACCGAGGGGCAGATTCAGCTCTCGCGCGAGCTGCACCGCAAGAACCTCTACCCGCCCATCGACCCCCTGCCTTCGCTCTCGCGGCTGATGAACAACGCCATCGGCAAGGGGAAGACGCGTGACGACCACAAGCAGGTGGCCGACCAGCTCTACGCCGCCTACTCCAACGGCGTCGACATCCGCAAGCTGGTGGCCATCATCGGTGAGGACGCGCTGACCGAGAACGACCGCAAGTACCTCGAGTTCGCCGACCAGTTCGAGAAGTACTTCATCAACCAGGGCTCGGCGAACCGCACCCTCGAGCAGTCGCTCGACCTGGCCTGGGCTCTGCTCTCGACGCTGCCGCAGTCCGAGCTGAAGCGCATCTCGCGCGACCACATCGGCAAGTACTACGGCGCCAAGCTCGAAGAGATCTGGGGCCAGGTCTAG
- a CDS encoding V-type ATP synthase subunit D produces the protein MEQISPTRMTLLQKRSQLQLASKGVDLLKKKRDALVGEFFALVHETLEARKRLEDAAKDAYFALFLAKAFDGPEAVDALALGMPVLGSVEAEVENVWGTKVPKLNVDWPEGAAASPIATGGQTLKAQEAFRRFAKALVEVANTETRLRRIGEEIKKTTRRVNALEQVVIPGVLHQMRFIKLVLEQREREDTFRLKRIKAKSEKEEKQPATA, from the coding sequence ATGGAACAGATCAGCCCCACCCGGATGACCCTCTTGCAAAAGCGCAGCCAGCTGCAGCTGGCCAGCAAGGGGGTGGACCTGCTCAAGAAGAAGCGCGACGCGCTGGTGGGGGAGTTCTTCGCGCTGGTGCACGAGACGCTCGAGGCGCGCAAGCGGCTCGAGGACGCGGCCAAGGACGCCTACTTCGCCCTCTTCCTGGCCAAGGCCTTCGACGGTCCCGAGGCGGTGGACGCACTGGCCCTGGGCATGCCCGTGCTGGGCAGCGTGGAGGCCGAGGTCGAAAACGTCTGGGGCACCAAGGTGCCCAAGCTGAACGTGGACTGGCCCGAAGGCGCGGCGGCGAGCCCCATCGCCACGGGTGGGCAGACCCTGAAGGCGCAGGAGGCGTTCCGCCGCTTCGCCAAGGCGCTCGTCGAGGTGGCCAACACCGAGACGCGGCTGCGCCGCATCGGCGAAGAGATCAAGAAGACCACCCGCCGCGTCAACGCGCTTGAGCAGGTGGTGATCCCCGGCGTGCTGCACCAGATGCGCTTCATCAAGCTGGTGCTCGAACAGCGCGAACGTGAGGACACCTTCCGCCTCAAGCGCATCAAGGCCAAGAGCGAGAAGGAAGAAAAACAGCCCGCCACGGCCTGA
- a CDS encoding dipeptidase, protein MDGVKPPPPPLVDAHLDLAHNALEAGFDLTLPLEELRRRYPQGDVPTVTLPALVEAGAALVFATLFASPYHPEHNPEGYTTPDEAHAQALRQLELYRRWHEEGRVRLITTRAELDGHLKAWEGDGVPGLLILMEGADPIRTPDELGFWADAGVRLVGPAWGGTRYAGGSWFGTGGLTELGRELMAALQDEPRVALDASHLSEPSFWEALELYDGPLLASHSNPRRFVDHERHLSEAMISALGERGGVIGTVFYNAFLVAGWQRGDARPGLEAALRHMAHVAELIGWEHVGIGSDFDGGFGARELPEPLDQPADLRRLEEALPAGVFPGVLGGHWLAWLRRWLP, encoded by the coding sequence ATGGATGGCGTGAAACCCCCACCGCCCCCCCTCGTGGACGCCCACCTCGACCTGGCCCACAACGCGCTCGAGGCGGGCTTCGACCTGACGCTGCCGCTCGAAGAGCTAAGGCGGCGGTACCCCCAGGGCGACGTGCCCACGGTCACGCTGCCCGCGCTGGTGGAGGCGGGCGCGGCGCTCGTCTTCGCCACCCTTTTCGCCAGCCCCTACCACCCCGAGCACAACCCCGAGGGCTACACCACGCCGGACGAAGCCCACGCCCAGGCGCTGCGGCAGCTCGAGCTCTACCGCCGCTGGCACGAGGAAGGCCGGGTGCGTCTGATCACCACCCGCGCCGAACTGGACGGCCACCTGAAGGCCTGGGAAGGCGACGGCGTGCCCGGGCTGCTGATCCTCATGGAGGGCGCCGACCCGATCCGCACCCCGGACGAGCTCGGCTTCTGGGCCGACGCCGGCGTGCGCCTGGTGGGCCCCGCCTGGGGCGGCACCCGCTACGCCGGCGGCAGCTGGTTCGGAACCGGCGGCCTCACCGAGCTGGGCCGGGAGCTGATGGCGGCGCTGCAAGACGAGCCGCGCGTCGCCCTCGACGCCAGCCACCTCTCCGAGCCATCGTTCTGGGAGGCGCTGGAGCTCTACGACGGGCCCCTGCTCGCCAGCCACTCGAACCCCCGCCGCTTCGTGGACCACGAACGCCACCTCAGCGAAGCGATGATCAGCGCGCTCGGCGAACGCGGCGGGGTGATCGGGACCGTGTTCTATAACGCCTTCCTGGTCGCGGGCTGGCAGCGCGGCGACGCGCGGCCCGGCCTGGAGGCGGCCCTTCGCCACATGGCGCACGTCGCCGAACTGATCGGCTGGGAGCACGTGGGCATCGGCTCCGACTTCGACGGCGGCTTCGGCGCCCGCGAGCTGCCCGAACCGCTCGACCAGCCCGCCGACCTGCGGCGGCTGGAAGAGGCACTGCCCGCAGGCGTCTTCCCGGGCGTCCTCGGGGGTCACTGGCTCGCCTGGCTGCGCCGCTGGCTGCCCTGA
- a CDS encoding TldD/PmbA family protein: MTLQEAQTYLLRRARERGVELEALATGSRELTLRARGGDLEEITEAESAGIGVRVVTGGKTGYAYTEELTPEALDWMLAEAVENAELQADTDGFLPQGRSLGRHDLLGEGLSAPVDEKKQVALALEREVQKDPRVRQVGAATYAEREHQTELASTRGAAGGFRSGYAYQMVNAVMGEGASVKQGYELKVSREVAALDPASTAQDFLYKTGRLLGARPLASGRYTAYLEPKAFLALLAPFVSMWSAKQVIEGKSRLADKLGQQVASAVFTLYDDPDHPEGLANAPFDAEGTPTRRVYLLREGVVESFLHNSQTARKLGHEPTGHASRSYKGVLGVAPHNLIVAPGAGVRLEEGVLVTDLMGVHAGANPISGDFSLQALGLKVEGGEAAYPVENFTISGNVFELLERIVAVGQDLEWSVIFLVGASPMVEVADLAFAGA; the protein is encoded by the coding sequence ATGACCCTGCAAGAAGCGCAAACCTACCTGCTCCGGCGCGCCCGCGAACGGGGCGTGGAGCTCGAGGCCCTGGCCACCGGCAGCCGCGAGCTGACGCTGCGCGCCCGGGGAGGCGACCTGGAGGAGATCACCGAGGCCGAAAGCGCGGGCATCGGGGTCCGCGTCGTCACCGGCGGCAAGACCGGCTACGCCTACACCGAGGAACTGACCCCCGAAGCCCTGGACTGGATGCTTGCCGAGGCCGTCGAAAACGCCGAGCTGCAGGCCGATACCGACGGCTTCCTTCCCCAGGGCCGTTCTCTGGGCCGCCACGACCTGCTGGGCGAGGGGCTTTCGGCCCCGGTGGACGAGAAGAAGCAGGTGGCGCTGGCGCTCGAGCGCGAGGTGCAGAAGGACCCGCGGGTGCGGCAGGTGGGCGCGGCCACCTACGCGGAACGCGAACACCAGACCGAGCTCGCCTCCACCCGGGGAGCGGCCGGCGGCTTTCGCAGCGGCTACGCCTACCAGATGGTCAACGCGGTGATGGGCGAGGGCGCGAGCGTCAAACAGGGGTACGAGCTCAAGGTGTCGCGCGAGGTCGCGGCCCTCGACCCCGCCAGCACCGCCCAGGACTTCCTTTACAAGACCGGCCGGCTCCTGGGGGCGCGCCCGCTGGCGAGCGGCCGCTACACCGCCTACCTGGAGCCCAAGGCCTTCCTGGCGCTGCTCGCACCCTTCGTTTCGATGTGGAGCGCGAAGCAGGTGATCGAGGGCAAGAGCCGCCTCGCGGACAAGCTGGGGCAGCAGGTGGCGAGCGCGGTCTTCACGCTCTACGACGACCCCGACCACCCCGAAGGCCTGGCCAACGCCCCCTTCGACGCCGAGGGCACCCCCACGCGCAGGGTCTACCTGCTGCGCGAGGGCGTGGTCGAGAGCTTCCTGCACAACAGTCAGACCGCGCGCAAGCTGGGGCACGAGCCCACCGGCCACGCCAGCCGCAGCTACAAGGGCGTGCTCGGGGTGGCGCCGCACAACCTCATCGTCGCCCCCGGAGCGGGCGTGCGGCTCGAGGAAGGCGTGCTCGTGACCGACCTGATGGGCGTGCACGCCGGGGCCAACCCCATCTCGGGCGACTTCTCGCTGCAGGCGCTGGGCCTCAAGGTCGAGGGGGGTGAAGCGGCCTACCCGGTCGAGAACTTCACCATCAGCGGCAACGTCTTCGAGCTGCTCGAGCGCATCGTGGCCGTGGGCCAGGACCTCGAGTGGAGCGTGATCTTCCTGGTGGGGGCGAGCCCCATGGTCGAGGTCGCCGACCTGGCCTTCGCCGGCGCTTGA
- a CDS encoding TldD/PmbA family protein, with the protein MLNESTAERLIAHALAQGADFAEVYAERTKSRNLRLLDLEVQEATSGIERGAGIRLFFGTQVVYAYTNDLSEANLLEVTDTLARLKGGGGRVDARGAGGLDFRKTAPAGLHAPERPFEAHDKRWRIERLAEADHAARVGPEIKKVQIHLLERDQEILVANSEGVWNTDRRVRTRYMVTAIAENERGLQTGFAGPGLSVGLELFDLEPPAEHGRAAGEQARTLLGAKPAPAGPMPVVIGNAFGGVIFHEALGHLLETTSVARKTSVLTDKLGEKIASDAVTYVDDGTLPHAWGSSEYDDEGAPTERTVLIEKGVLKSYMVDRWGSLMTGYRPTGSGRRQDYTYAPTSRMRNTFIEAGDASIESLFEGIEFGLYAKKMGGGQVKPGSGEYNFAVQEGYVIRHGRVEEPVKGAMLVGKGPESIQRIVAVAADRKNAPGMCGSLSGSIPVEVGQPHLLISEIVVGGEG; encoded by the coding sequence ATGCTCAACGAAAGCACGGCCGAACGACTGATCGCCCACGCCCTCGCCCAGGGGGCCGACTTCGCGGAGGTCTACGCAGAGCGCACCAAGAGCCGCAACCTGCGCCTGCTGGACCTGGAGGTGCAGGAGGCCACCAGCGGCATCGAGCGGGGCGCCGGGATCCGCCTCTTCTTCGGAACCCAGGTGGTCTACGCCTACACCAACGACCTCAGCGAGGCCAACCTGCTCGAGGTCACGGACACCCTGGCCCGCCTCAAGGGGGGCGGGGGCCGGGTGGACGCCCGCGGCGCCGGCGGCCTCGACTTCCGCAAGACCGCACCCGCAGGCCTGCACGCCCCCGAGCGGCCCTTCGAGGCCCACGACAAGCGCTGGCGCATCGAACGCCTGGCCGAGGCCGACCACGCCGCCAGGGTGGGACCGGAAATCAAGAAGGTGCAGATCCACCTGCTCGAGCGCGACCAGGAGATCCTGGTGGCGAACAGCGAGGGCGTCTGGAACACCGACCGCCGGGTGCGGACCCGCTACATGGTGACGGCCATCGCCGAAAACGAGCGGGGCCTGCAGACCGGCTTCGCGGGCCCCGGCCTGAGCGTGGGGCTCGAGCTCTTCGACCTGGAACCCCCGGCCGAACACGGCCGCGCCGCCGGGGAGCAGGCGCGGACCTTGCTGGGGGCGAAGCCCGCCCCGGCCGGGCCGATGCCGGTGGTGATCGGCAACGCCTTCGGCGGCGTCATCTTCCACGAGGCGCTGGGCCACCTGCTCGAAACCACCTCGGTCGCCCGCAAGACGAGCGTGCTGACGGACAAGCTGGGTGAGAAGATCGCCAGCGATGCCGTCACCTACGTCGACGACGGCACCCTTCCCCACGCCTGGGGCTCGTCGGAGTACGACGACGAGGGGGCGCCCACGGAGCGCACCGTGCTCATCGAGAAGGGCGTGCTCAAGAGCTACATGGTGGACCGCTGGGGCAGCCTGATGACCGGCTACCGTCCCACCGGCTCCGGCCGCCGCCAGGACTACACCTACGCCCCCACCAGCCGCATGCGCAACACCTTCATCGAAGCGGGCGACGCCTCCATCGAGAGCCTCTTCGAGGGCATCGAGTTCGGCCTCTACGCCAAGAAGATGGGCGGCGGCCAGGTCAAGCCCGGTTCCGGCGAGTACAACTTCGCGGTGCAGGAAGGCTACGTGATCCGTCACGGCCGCGTCGAGGAGCCGGTCAAGGGCGCGATGCTCGTGGGCAAGGGGCCCGAGAGCATCCAGCGGATCGTGGCGGTGGCGGCGGACCGCAAGAACGCCCCGGGGATGTGCGGCTCGCTCTCGGGCTCCATTCCCGTCGAAGTGGGCCAGCCCCACCTGCTCATCAGCGAGATCGTCGTAGGAGGCGAAGGATGA
- the holA gene encoding DNA polymerase III subunit delta, which yields MIVSFTGDPFLARRAAQAEAELRGLEWRLLPPEPMTVQQAAGGGLFGPGGAIVDLREVGEAEWKALRPVLEALPQESVVLLYDPKPTAARSRWLGKHSEKRDHPTPRYREKTRWVTNEMKRMGLKAPAAVAHYLGELEADLEAIHAELEKLTLLDVPLTLERVQAVVALEPPLSSFDLVDAAAAGRFERAMKLLRGLLDRGEEPLRILGALSKHFTRAAVLWAELERRNLTDKEAAALLKLHPFAAKKLLAFARRIDEARLLRALDALAEAEKAAKTGRDPVLALERALLALRG from the coding sequence GTGATCGTCTCCTTCACCGGCGACCCCTTCCTGGCCCGGCGGGCGGCGCAGGCCGAGGCCGAGCTGCGCGGGCTCGAGTGGCGGCTGCTCCCCCCTGAGCCCATGACCGTGCAGCAGGCCGCCGGGGGCGGCCTCTTCGGCCCCGGAGGGGCGATCGTGGACCTGCGTGAGGTGGGCGAGGCCGAGTGGAAGGCGCTGCGCCCGGTGCTGGAGGCGCTGCCGCAGGAAAGCGTGGTCCTGCTCTACGACCCCAAGCCCACCGCGGCCCGCAGCCGCTGGCTCGGCAAGCACAGCGAGAAACGCGACCACCCCACCCCCCGCTACCGCGAAAAGACGCGTTGGGTAACGAACGAGATGAAACGGATGGGGCTGAAAGCTCCGGCGGCGGTGGCCCACTACCTGGGGGAGCTCGAGGCCGACCTGGAGGCCATTCACGCCGAACTGGAGAAGCTGACGTTGCTCGACGTCCCCCTCACCCTCGAGCGGGTCCAGGCGGTGGTGGCGCTCGAGCCCCCGCTTTCCAGCTTCGACCTGGTGGACGCCGCGGCCGCGGGCCGTTTCGAGCGCGCCATGAAGCTGCTGCGCGGGCTGCTGGACCGCGGCGAGGAACCGCTGCGCATCCTGGGCGCGCTGAGCAAGCACTTTACCCGCGCCGCCGTGCTCTGGGCCGAGCTCGAGCGCCGCAACCTGACCGACAAGGAAGCCGCGGCGCTGTTGAAGCTGCACCCCTTCGCCGCCAAGAAGCTGCTGGCCTTCGCCCGCAGGATCGACGAAGCCCGCCTGTTGCGCGCCCTCGACGCGCTCGCCGAGGCCGAGAAGGCCGCCAAGACGGGCCGTGACCCGGTGCTGGCGCTCGAGCGGGCGCTGCTGGCCCTGCGGGGCTGA